A section of the Rhizomicrobium sp. genome encodes:
- a CDS encoding two-component regulator propeller domain-containing protein produces MRNLRAPARIMACSIAVALGVILISPRAAAADANRTIRGYVHTAWTLADGAPPDVWALAQSPDGYLWLGTGAGLFRFDGIRFERVKPTAGDAFPSTDVTNLLATPTGDIWIGYQNGGVSLLRNGRLKNFFDGPLSQSPNDFALDADNVLWVATNAGLARFVNGRWQTVGADWSLPPGSVWTVSVARDGTLWTMTGPFSGATKGSRLLYLRRGSKDFEEERGTASVAWIGTTAVNGLRQAADGRLWISANNASLFAPLEPPSRDGRNDGGKALTGPILPQASKFILFDHEGNLWGRLSRGGIFRSSPQEQAAAVGRFDNRHIVDLFSSKDGLTSDIDRSFLEDKEGNIWVGTNLGLDRFRPANVVTAAGIPVTAPLGYRAAVDEAGTVYIAEDRTLYRIRSGKPAEIIYHSPSRIDFLHGVKDGSVLLGMRGSLEKLARSGITKIELPAAFRTFNADTWEIDRNGVPWVSAWDRGIYRLDGNKWRRFVVGPALSGAGPRIHKADNQGRMWLHYFRRPLILVDGANIRSFSEKDGPRIGDIETIYPRARDVLFAGDQGIARFDGHRFQTLRSARFPVLNRVAGIVQTERGETWLNTIAGLVRFSTKDMERAFDRPGYPLHYQLLDFRDGLPGLAQQDSYQQTALEGANGRLWFITNHGVAWVDPEHLVRNPLPPPVSIRSLTANGNEYPFSAALTLPMGVSNLRIDYDALSLSVPERVRFRYRLDGVDNGWVDPGDRRQAFYTKLGPGDYRFQVIAANNDGVWNTTGATLRFTIPPTFLQSRWFLLLCLLAAVAVLWLLYSLRVRQVSARIRDRLEERLSERERIARELHDTLLQGFQGLVLRFQSVADRMPAGEPTRQLMNDVLDRADTVIIEGRDRVRDLRSSAGHDDLSLVVATAIDNLMPDSSIAIRMISEGAPRPVHAVVQDEISRIVREAVFNVIRHAQAKNLEICIAYKRRELSVHVRDDGKGIDPDTLSRGGREGHYGLTGMRERAQSIRAEFVLSSGPGAGTEIELTIPAAAAYTDNWGPWHFWRRLATVEG; encoded by the coding sequence ATGCGAAATCTGCGCGCGCCGGCCCGGATCATGGCCTGCTCCATCGCCGTCGCGCTCGGCGTGATCTTGATCTCGCCGCGTGCCGCGGCGGCCGACGCAAACCGCACCATCAGGGGATATGTCCACACAGCCTGGACGCTCGCCGACGGCGCGCCGCCCGATGTCTGGGCGCTCGCCCAATCGCCCGACGGCTATCTGTGGCTCGGCACCGGCGCCGGACTGTTCCGTTTCGACGGCATCCGCTTCGAGCGCGTCAAGCCGACCGCGGGCGACGCGTTTCCGTCGACGGACGTGACGAACCTGCTCGCCACGCCCACCGGGGATATCTGGATCGGATATCAAAACGGCGGCGTGTCCCTTCTCAGGAACGGCCGGCTGAAGAATTTTTTCGACGGCCCATTGTCACAATCGCCGAACGATTTTGCGCTGGATGCGGACAATGTGCTTTGGGTGGCAACGAACGCCGGATTGGCGCGCTTCGTCAACGGTCGCTGGCAGACCGTCGGAGCGGACTGGTCGCTTCCGCCCGGATCGGTATGGACCGTGTCGGTTGCGCGCGACGGAACGTTGTGGACGATGACCGGTCCGTTTTCCGGGGCCACAAAAGGCTCCAGGCTGCTCTATCTGCGTCGCGGATCGAAGGACTTCGAGGAGGAGAGGGGTACTGCATCGGTCGCCTGGATCGGAACTACGGCCGTCAATGGGCTGCGACAGGCTGCGGACGGCCGACTGTGGATCTCGGCAAACAACGCCTCCCTGTTCGCGCCGCTGGAGCCGCCGTCACGCGACGGCCGGAACGACGGAGGAAAAGCCCTCACGGGACCGATCCTGCCGCAGGCTTCGAAGTTCATCCTGTTCGATCATGAGGGCAACCTGTGGGGCAGGCTGTCGCGCGGGGGGATTTTCCGATCTTCGCCCCAAGAGCAGGCGGCCGCTGTCGGTCGATTCGACAATCGGCACATTGTGGACCTGTTCAGTTCCAAGGACGGACTGACGTCCGACATAGATAGGTCGTTTCTGGAGGACAAGGAAGGAAACATCTGGGTCGGCACCAATCTTGGGCTCGATCGATTCCGCCCCGCCAATGTCGTTACCGCGGCAGGAATTCCGGTGACCGCGCCGCTCGGCTATCGGGCGGCCGTGGACGAGGCCGGAACGGTCTATATCGCGGAAGACCGGACGCTGTATCGCATTCGATCGGGGAAGCCGGCGGAGATCATCTATCATTCGCCGTCGCGTATCGATTTCCTCCACGGCGTCAAGGACGGTTCGGTCTTGCTGGGCATGAGAGGAAGCCTGGAGAAATTGGCGCGAAGCGGAATTACGAAAATAGAGCTGCCGGCAGCCTTCCGCACGTTCAATGCGGATACATGGGAGATAGACCGCAACGGCGTACCATGGGTCTCCGCTTGGGACAGGGGGATATACCGCCTTGACGGCAACAAGTGGCGGCGATTTGTCGTCGGCCCGGCGCTGTCCGGCGCAGGGCCGCGGATACACAAGGCCGACAATCAGGGACGGATGTGGCTCCACTACTTCCGTCGGCCGCTCATTCTCGTCGACGGAGCCAACATAAGATCGTTTTCGGAGAAGGACGGTCCCCGGATCGGCGACATCGAAACGATTTATCCGCGGGCCCGCGACGTCCTGTTCGCGGGCGATCAGGGCATTGCGCGCTTCGATGGACACCGTTTTCAAACCCTGCGGTCGGCGCGGTTTCCCGTGCTCAATCGCGTCGCCGGCATCGTCCAGACGGAGCGCGGCGAGACCTGGCTCAACACCATCGCCGGACTCGTCCGATTTTCCACGAAGGATATGGAGAGGGCCTTCGATCGTCCGGGCTATCCCCTGCACTATCAGCTCCTGGATTTCCGCGACGGCCTTCCCGGACTGGCGCAGCAGGATTCCTACCAGCAAACCGCGCTCGAGGGAGCCAATGGCCGGCTGTGGTTCATCACCAATCACGGCGTCGCCTGGGTCGACCCGGAGCACCTTGTGCGGAATCCGCTGCCGCCGCCCGTCTCGATCCGGTCCCTGACCGCGAACGGCAACGAATATCCGTTTTCCGCGGCTCTGACGCTGCCCATGGGGGTCTCGAACCTCCGCATCGACTACGACGCGCTCAGTCTCTCGGTCCCAGAGCGCGTCCGTTTCCGCTACCGGCTGGACGGCGTGGACAATGGATGGGTCGACCCCGGCGACCGCCGGCAGGCCTTCTATACCAAGCTCGGGCCGGGCGATTATCGCTTTCAGGTCATTGCCGCGAACAATGACGGCGTGTGGAATACCACCGGCGCGACCCTCAGATTCACCATCCCGCCGACCTTCCTCCAGTCCCGATGGTTCTTGTTGCTCTGCCTCCTCGCGGCAGTGGCCGTCCTCTGGCTGCTGTATTCCCTCAGGGTGAGACAGGTGTCCGCGCGCATACGCGATCGCCTGGAGGAACGTCTCAGTGAGCGCGAACGAATCGCGCGCGAGTTGCACGACACGCTGCTCCAGGGCTTCCAGGGGCTCGTCCTCCGCTTCCAGTCGGTCGCGGACCGCATGCCGGCAGGAGAACCGACGCGGCAATTGATGAACGACGTGCTGGACCGCGCCGATACCGTCATCATCGAGGGCCGCGACCGCGTCCGCGACTTGCGCAGCTCCGCGGGGCATGATGACCTGTCGCTCGTGGTCGCGACGGCGATCGACAATCTGATGCCGGATTCGTCCATCGCCATCCGCATGATCTCCGAAGGCGCGCCGCGCCCCGTGCATGCCGTCGTACAGGATGAGATTTCCCGGATCGTGCGCGAGGCCGTGTTCAATGTCATCCGTCACGCCCAGGCGAAAAACCTCGAAATCTGCATTGCATACAAAAGACGCGAACTAAGCGTGCATGTTCGCGATGACGGCAAGGGCATCGACCCGGATACATTGAGCCGCGGCGGCCGCGAGGGACACTACGGCCTGACCGGAATGCGGGAGCGTGCACAGAGTATCCGTGCGGAATTCGTCCTTTCGAGCGGACCGGGCGCCGGCACCGAGATCGAGCTGACCATTCCGGCCGCCGCCGCCTACACAGACAATTGGGGGCCTTGGCATTTCTGGCGCCGCCTTGCGACCGTCGAGGGCTGA
- a CDS encoding efflux RND transporter periplasmic adaptor subunit: protein MSHIADLVRNEQFAAASVSSKSLSFLKKYPVLVGLTVALLLGAAAMASENSRAPAAAPPPPVVTVAAIQPQSVRVWSDFSGRMTAVNAADIRPEVSGRITEIRFTDGQLVHKGDILMVIDPRPYEAAVQKAQADLASANSNAHLATVELQRAQRLIDANAVARDFYDQRNNAAGVSSATIKSAQAALAQAQLDVDHAFVKAPIDGRVSRAEITVGNLVQAGANAPVLTSIVSNDGIYADFEVDEQTYLRSIHNRAVTAGQEQRIPVQLTLPGDDHVYTGNIESFDNKIDVSTGTIRARARFANTDGALVPGMFVTVRMGDAANSKVLLVPEDAVQNDQSKRFVYVVGNDGKAMFREIRLGQAVDGRRIVTAGLRAGDRIIVDGVQRVQPGALVDARRQVAVR, encoded by the coding sequence ATGTCCCATATTGCCGATCTCGTCCGAAACGAGCAGTTCGCCGCCGCCTCCGTCTCGTCTAAGTCGCTGTCTTTCTTGAAGAAATACCCCGTCCTGGTCGGTCTGACAGTCGCCCTGCTGCTGGGCGCCGCGGCCATGGCGAGCGAAAACAGCCGGGCTCCGGCGGCAGCTCCGCCCCCGCCGGTCGTCACCGTGGCCGCGATCCAGCCGCAGAGCGTGCGGGTCTGGTCCGACTTTTCGGGCCGCATGACGGCGGTGAACGCCGCCGATATCCGGCCGGAAGTCAGCGGCCGCATCACCGAAATCCGCTTCACGGACGGGCAGCTGGTTCACAAGGGCGACATCCTGATGGTCATCGACCCGCGTCCCTATGAAGCCGCGGTGCAGAAGGCGCAGGCCGACCTCGCCAGTGCAAACAGCAATGCCCATCTGGCCACGGTGGAACTCCAGCGCGCCCAGCGCCTGATCGATGCAAACGCGGTCGCGCGGGACTTCTACGACCAGCGCAACAACGCGGCGGGCGTATCGTCCGCCACGATCAAGTCGGCACAAGCCGCCCTGGCGCAGGCGCAGCTCGACGTTGACCATGCCTTCGTAAAGGCGCCGATCGACGGCCGGGTCAGCCGCGCCGAGATCACCGTCGGCAATCTGGTGCAGGCGGGCGCGAACGCGCCGGTGCTGACCAGCATCGTCTCGAATGACGGCATCTATGCCGATTTCGAAGTGGACGAGCAGACCTATCTGCGCTCGATCCACAACCGCGCCGTGACGGCGGGGCAGGAGCAGCGCATTCCGGTGCAGCTCACGCTGCCGGGCGACGACCACGTCTACACCGGCAATATCGAGAGCTTCGACAACAAGATCGACGTCTCCACCGGCACGATCCGCGCCCGCGCCCGCTTCGCCAACACTGACGGCGCGCTGGTGCCCGGCATGTTCGTCACCGTCCGGATGGGCGATGCGGCGAACAGCAAGGTGCTGCTGGTGCCGGAGGACGCCGTCCAGAACGACCAGTCCAAGCGCTTCGTCTATGTCGTCGGAAATGACGGCAAGGCGATGTTCCGGGAAATCCGGCTGGGCCAGGCGGTCGACGGCCGCCGCATCGTCACCGCTGGACTTCGTGCCGGGGACCGCATCATCGTCGACGGGGTCCAGCGCGTGCAGCCGGGCGCCCTGGTCGATGCCCGTCGTCAGGTGGCGGTGCGCTGA
- a CDS encoding multidrug efflux RND transporter permease subunit: protein MNLSKFFIDRPIFAGVISVVIFLAGLIALTQLPISEYPEVVPPSVVVKAMFPGANPNTIADTVATPLEEQISGVEGMLYMSSQAASDGTLTLTVTFKLGTDPNLAQQLVQNRVNQALPRLPDVTRNLGVTTTKSSPDLTMLVHLTSPDGRYDMLYLRNYAVLNVKDRLAKIEGVGSVQLFGSGDYAMRIWLNPEKIAERNLTAGDVVSAIRQQNVQVAAGVINGPPYGANGRLQLPINVQGRLSDPEQFKNIVIKRDAAGVITRLGDVARIEIDASEYGLRSLLDNKQAVAVPIFQAPGSNAIAISQQVRATMEELKKSFPQGLDYSIVYDPTVFVRDSIAAVIHTLLEAVALVVLVVILFLQTWRASIIPLLAVPVSIVGTFAFLFAFGFSINALSLFGLVLAIGIVVDDAIVVVENVERNIEAGLSPRVATLKAMSEVTGPIVAIALVLCAVFIPIAFISGLTGEFYRQFALTIAFSTVISAFNSLTLSPALAATLLKAHDAPKDGLSRGMDRVFGGFFRRFNNLFHSGSERYGSGVTGLLARKSRALIVYAVLIGLTYVGFQAVPPGFVPVQDKQYLVSFAQLPEGATLDRTEAVIRKMSAIALAEPGVANAVSFPGLSINGFINSPSAGIVFVTLKPFDQRTSSDLSGMAIAQKLQQKYAGIQNAMIAIFPPPPVQGLGTIGGFKLMVEDRTDLGDAVLSKTMQDIEAKAHADPALVGVFSNFNIGVPQLYADLDRTKAQQLGVNVQDVFDAMQTYLGSIYVDDFNRFGRTYQVIAQADTPFRSRADDILRLKVRNIEGQMVPLGSVISVNETTGPDSALKYNGFRSADLNGAAAPGFSSGQAQAAITKILNQTLPKGMAFEWTDLTYQQILAGSTTLLIFPLCVLLVFLVLSAQYESLFLPLAIILIVPLCLFSAIAGVWITGGDNNIFTQIGLFVLVGLACKNAILIVEFARDLEIRGTATVAAAIEAARLRLRPILMTSFAFIMGVIPLVLSSGAGAEMRHAMGVAVFFGMLGVTFFGLFLTPVFYVLLRTLEKRVTGTELVHHHI, encoded by the coding sequence GTGAACCTGTCCAAATTCTTCATCGACCGGCCGATCTTCGCCGGCGTGATCTCGGTCGTCATCTTCCTGGCGGGCCTGATCGCGCTGACCCAGCTGCCGATCTCGGAATATCCCGAGGTCGTGCCGCCCTCGGTGGTCGTGAAAGCGATGTTCCCCGGCGCCAATCCCAACACCATCGCCGACACGGTGGCGACGCCGCTGGAGGAGCAGATCAGCGGCGTCGAGGGCATGCTTTACATGTCGTCGCAGGCTGCATCGGACGGCACGCTGACGCTGACCGTGACCTTCAAGCTCGGCACCGATCCGAACCTCGCGCAGCAATTGGTCCAGAACCGCGTGAACCAGGCGCTGCCGCGCCTACCCGACGTCACGCGCAATCTGGGCGTCACCACGACCAAGTCCTCGCCCGACCTCACCATGCTGGTGCATCTGACGTCGCCGGACGGCCGCTATGACATGCTCTATCTGCGCAATTACGCGGTGCTGAACGTCAAGGACCGGCTGGCGAAGATCGAAGGCGTCGGCAGCGTGCAGCTCTTCGGCTCCGGCGACTACGCCATGCGCATCTGGCTCAATCCCGAGAAGATCGCCGAGCGCAATCTTACGGCGGGCGACGTCGTCAGTGCCATCCGCCAGCAGAACGTCCAGGTCGCCGCCGGCGTGATCAACGGCCCGCCCTACGGTGCCAATGGCCGCCTGCAGCTTCCGATCAATGTGCAGGGTCGCCTCTCCGACCCGGAGCAGTTCAAGAACATCGTCATCAAGCGCGACGCCGCCGGCGTGATCACGCGGCTCGGCGATGTGGCCCGGATCGAGATCGACGCCTCGGAATACGGCCTGCGCTCGCTGCTCGACAACAAGCAGGCGGTGGCAGTGCCGATCTTCCAGGCGCCGGGCTCCAACGCCATCGCGATCTCGCAGCAGGTGCGCGCCACAATGGAGGAACTGAAGAAGAGCTTCCCGCAAGGGCTCGATTATTCGATCGTCTATGACCCGACCGTCTTCGTCCGCGATTCCATCGCGGCGGTGATCCACACCCTGCTCGAAGCGGTGGCGCTGGTCGTGCTGGTGGTGATCCTGTTCCTGCAGACCTGGCGCGCCTCCATCATTCCGCTGCTCGCCGTGCCGGTCTCCATCGTCGGCACCTTCGCCTTCCTGTTCGCCTTCGGCTTCTCGATCAATGCGCTGTCGCTGTTCGGCCTGGTGCTCGCCATCGGCATCGTGGTCGACGACGCGATCGTCGTGGTCGAGAACGTCGAGCGCAACATCGAAGCGGGCCTGAGCCCCCGCGTCGCGACGCTGAAGGCGATGTCGGAAGTAACCGGCCCCATCGTCGCCATCGCGCTGGTGCTGTGCGCGGTGTTCATTCCCATCGCCTTCATCAGCGGGCTGACCGGCGAGTTCTATCGCCAGTTCGCGCTCACCATCGCGTTCTCGACCGTCATCTCGGCGTTCAACTCGCTGACCCTGTCGCCGGCGCTCGCCGCGACGCTTCTCAAGGCGCACGATGCGCCGAAGGACGGGCTGTCGCGCGGCATGGACCGCGTGTTCGGCGGCTTCTTCCGCCGCTTCAACAACCTGTTCCACTCTGGCTCGGAGCGCTACGGCAGCGGCGTCACCGGGCTTCTGGCCCGCAAGTCGCGGGCGCTCATCGTCTACGCTGTTCTCATCGGCCTCACCTATGTCGGTTTCCAGGCGGTGCCGCCGGGGTTCGTGCCGGTGCAGGACAAGCAATATCTCGTCAGCTTCGCGCAATTGCCGGAAGGCGCTACGCTCGACCGGACGGAGGCCGTGATCCGCAAGATGTCGGCTATCGCGCTCGCGGAGCCGGGCGTTGCAAATGCCGTCTCGTTCCCCGGACTTTCGATCAACGGGTTCATCAACAGCCCGTCGGCCGGCATCGTGTTCGTGACGCTGAAGCCGTTCGACCAGCGCACCTCGTCCGATCTCTCCGGCATGGCGATCGCGCAGAAGCTGCAGCAGAAATACGCCGGTATCCAGAACGCGATGATCGCGATCTTCCCGCCGCCGCCCGTCCAGGGGTTGGGCACCATCGGCGGCTTCAAGCTGATGGTCGAGGACCGCACCGATCTGGGCGACGCGGTGCTGTCGAAGACGATGCAGGACATCGAGGCCAAGGCACATGCCGATCCGGCGCTCGTCGGCGTGTTCTCCAATTTCAACATCGGTGTGCCGCAGCTCTATGCCGACCTCGACCGCACCAAGGCGCAGCAACTGGGCGTCAACGTGCAGGACGTGTTCGACGCGATGCAGACCTATCTTGGCTCGATCTATGTCGACGATTTCAACCGCTTCGGCCGCACCTATCAGGTGATCGCGCAGGCCGACACGCCGTTCCGCTCCCGGGCGGACGATATCCTGCGCCTCAAGGTGCGCAACATCGAAGGCCAGATGGTGCCGCTCGGTTCGGTGATCAGCGTCAACGAGACGACGGGGCCGGACAGCGCGCTCAAATACAACGGCTTCCGCTCCGCCGATCTCAACGGCGCCGCGGCGCCTGGGTTTTCCTCCGGTCAGGCGCAGGCCGCGATCACCAAGATATTGAACCAGACCCTGCCCAAGGGTATGGCTTTTGAGTGGACCGATCTCACCTATCAGCAGATCCTGGCCGGCAGCACCACGTTGCTCATCTTCCCGCTCTGCGTGCTGCTCGTCTTCCTGGTGCTGTCGGCGCAATATGAGAGCCTGTTCCTGCCGCTCGCCATCATCCTGATCGTGCCCTTGTGCCTGTTCTCGGCCATCGCGGGCGTGTGGATCACAGGCGGCGACAACAACATCTTCACCCAGATCGGGCTGTTCGTGCTGGTCGGGCTGGCTTGTAAGAATGCTATCTTGATCGTGGAATTCGCGCGCGATCTCGAGATTCGGGGTACGGCGACCGTCGCCGCAGCCATCGAGGCCGCTCGCCTGCGCCTGCGCCCGATCCTGATGACGAGCTTCGCCTTCATCATGGGCGTCATTCCGCTGGTGCTGTCGTCGGGCGCCGGCGCCGAGATGCGCCACGCGATGGGTGTAGCGGTGTTCTTCGGCATGCTCGGCGTTACGTTCTTCGGCCTGTTCCTGACGCCGGTGTTCTACGTCCTGCTCAGGACGCTGGAGAAGCGCGTCACGGGCACGGAGCTGGTGCACCACCACATCTAA
- a CDS encoding PAS domain S-box protein, whose amino-acid sequence MTQISSGAGDFAAAGQQDFGALFAQTPGLYLVLDPALTIRAVNDAYCRATKTRREDIVGRNIFEVFPDNPDDPAADGVAKLRNSLLRVLDLRRPDMMSIQKYDIRKPDSEGGGFEERYWNPINTPVLDADGGVRSILHCVEDVTELVRMRKSEATHVELAREQQLVIDRLRDANAELADQMEQIKALRRYTYFFALLVENSIDPIITFLMDGEVKSWNKAAQDMFGYDKDEVVNHHVDVILPPELKSEQDALWARLRAGEKIHDFETLRRAKDGTDVSVALTLSPIRDERHEIIGASQIVRDITEQKSTQKKLLGLQEELIHLSRWNTMGMLASTIAHELSQPLTAAMNYIRAAHRTLGALDQPEALRARDFLDKAANETKLAGGIMRTLREFIEKRKTNRAIDDLNKIVEETVVLGAAGSADVKAMLRTQLRGDLPAIFVDKIQIQQVILNLVRNAVDAMSNSERRELIVATGMDEPGHVCVTVSDTGPGIAPDVMAKLFQPFVTTKENGMGVGLTICQSIVEAHDGKIWGETNDGGGATFRFRLPIADPIEKQNAA is encoded by the coding sequence ATGACTCAAATATCGAGCGGGGCTGGGGATTTTGCGGCCGCAGGGCAGCAGGATTTCGGTGCTCTCTTCGCCCAAACGCCGGGGCTTTATCTTGTTCTCGACCCGGCTCTCACGATTCGTGCCGTGAACGACGCCTATTGCCGTGCCACGAAGACCCGGCGCGAGGACATCGTCGGTCGAAACATTTTTGAAGTCTTCCCGGACAATCCGGACGATCCGGCCGCGGACGGCGTCGCCAAGCTGCGCAACTCGCTTCTGCGTGTTCTGGATCTGCGCCGGCCGGACATGATGAGCATCCAGAAATACGACATCCGCAAACCCGATTCCGAAGGTGGCGGATTCGAGGAGCGCTACTGGAATCCGATCAACACGCCCGTCCTGGACGCCGATGGCGGTGTCCGGTCGATCCTGCATTGCGTCGAGGACGTCACCGAACTGGTTCGTATGCGCAAATCGGAGGCGACCCATGTCGAGTTGGCGCGCGAGCAGCAGCTCGTCATCGATCGCCTGCGCGACGCCAATGCCGAACTCGCTGACCAGATGGAGCAGATCAAGGCGCTGCGCCGCTACACCTATTTCTTCGCGCTGCTTGTCGAGAATTCGATCGATCCGATCATCACCTTTCTCATGGATGGCGAGGTCAAGTCCTGGAACAAGGCCGCGCAGGACATGTTCGGCTACGACAAGGACGAAGTCGTCAATCATCATGTCGACGTGATTCTGCCGCCCGAGTTGAAGAGCGAGCAGGATGCGCTGTGGGCGCGGCTGCGCGCCGGAGAGAAGATCCACGATTTCGAGACGTTGCGCCGCGCCAAGGACGGCACGGATGTCAGCGTGGCACTGACGCTCTCGCCGATCCGCGACGAGCGTCACGAAATCATCGGCGCTTCGCAGATCGTGCGCGACATCACCGAGCAGAAAAGCACGCAGAAGAAGCTGCTCGGACTCCAGGAAGAGCTGATTCATCTGTCGCGCTGGAACACGATGGGCATGCTGGCCTCCACCATAGCCCACGAACTCAGCCAGCCGCTCACTGCCGCCATGAACTATATCCGCGCGGCACATCGCACGCTTGGCGCGCTCGATCAGCCCGAGGCTCTGCGTGCGCGGGACTTCCTCGACAAGGCCGCGAACGAGACCAAGCTGGCCGGCGGGATCATGCGCACGTTGCGCGAGTTCATCGAAAAGCGGAAGACGAACCGCGCGATCGACGATTTGAACAAAATCGTGGAAGAGACCGTCGTGCTCGGTGCCGCGGGAAGCGCCGACGTCAAGGCGATGCTGCGGACGCAATTGCGTGGCGATCTGCCCGCGATCTTCGTGGACAAGATCCAGATTCAGCAGGTGATCCTCAACCTGGTGCGCAACGCCGTCGACGCGATGTCCAACAGCGAGCGACGCGAGCTGATCGTCGCGACCGGAATGGACGAGCCCGGCCATGTTTGCGTGACCGTGTCGGATACCGGACCCGGCATCGCGCCCGACGTGATGGCCAAGCTGTTCCAGCCCTTCGTCACGACGAAGGAGAACGGCATGGGCGTCGGTCTGACGATCTGCCAGTCGATCGTCGAAGCCCATGACGGTAAGATTTGGGGCGAAACCAATGACGGCGGCGGTGCGACTTTCCGCTTCCGCCTGCCCATCGCCGATCCGATCGAGAAGCAGAATGCAGCCTGA
- a CDS encoding AraC family transcriptional regulator has product MERALNRYGNCLAEIPVRDSGGLAPWQERRAKTLMVADLARTVTLAELALACGLSRGHFSLAFRQSVGCPPHRWLLLQRLERAMHLMVASDKSLCEIAIETGFSDQSHLTRAFSQYVETSPAAWRRTQRCDSGIAHRCAPPRARTHNSDSLAAFERSASA; this is encoded by the coding sequence ATGGAGCGCGCTTTGAATCGGTACGGCAATTGCCTCGCGGAAATTCCCGTTCGTGATAGCGGCGGGCTCGCACCCTGGCAGGAGAGGCGCGCCAAGACGCTGATGGTCGCGGATTTGGCCCGCACCGTGACGCTCGCGGAGCTCGCGCTGGCCTGCGGTCTGTCGCGGGGCCATTTCAGCCTGGCTTTCCGGCAAAGCGTGGGCTGCCCTCCCCATCGGTGGCTGCTGCTGCAAAGGCTGGAGCGGGCAATGCACCTGATGGTTGCCTCCGACAAATCCCTGTGTGAGATCGCGATCGAAACCGGTTTTTCGGATCAGAGCCATCTCACCCGCGCGTTTTCCCAATATGTCGAGACGAGCCCCGCCGCCTGGCGGCGGACTCAGCGGTGCGATTCGGGCATTGCGCACCGGTGCGCGCCGCCACGGGCGCGAACGCACAATTCCGACAGCCTTGCGGCGTTCGAAAGAAGCGCTTCGGCTTAG
- a CDS encoding response regulator transcription factor, whose protein sequence is MNPDKTSKPIRILSVDDHAMLREGIASIVQPQPDMILVGEAANGAEAIEAYRDLKPDVTLMDLQMPGVGGLDAIAAIRGEFPGARMIVLTTYSGDVQALRALKAGAVGYLLKSALRKELLDTIRAVHAGRRYVPSQIANEIALHAADDALSEREIAILRLVAAGQANKEIARRLSISEDTVKAHMKNIFAKLGVSDRTQAVTVSAKRGIIEI, encoded by the coding sequence ATGAACCCGGACAAAACCAGCAAGCCGATCCGCATCCTTTCGGTGGACGACCACGCGATGCTGCGCGAGGGCATCGCGTCCATCGTGCAGCCGCAACCCGATATGATCCTGGTCGGGGAGGCGGCGAACGGCGCCGAGGCGATCGAGGCGTATCGCGACCTCAAGCCCGATGTGACGCTGATGGACCTGCAGATGCCGGGCGTCGGCGGTCTCGATGCGATCGCGGCAATCCGCGGCGAGTTCCCCGGCGCCAGGATGATCGTGCTGACGACCTATTCGGGGGACGTGCAGGCGCTCCGCGCCTTGAAGGCCGGCGCCGTCGGCTACCTGCTGAAGAGCGCGTTGCGCAAGGAGCTGCTCGACACCATACGCGCCGTTCATGCCGGACGCCGATATGTGCCGTCTCAGATCGCCAACGAAATCGCCCTGCATGCGGCTGACGACGCGCTCAGCGAGCGTGAAATTGCGATCCTGCGCCTTGTCGCGGCCGGCCAGGCCAACAAGGAGATCGCGAGACGCTTGTCGATTTCCGAAGACACGGTGAAGGCCCATATGAAGAACATCTTTGCCAAGCTCGGCGTGTCGGATCGCACGCAGGCCGTCACGGTGTCCGCCAAGCGCGGAATCATAGAGATCTAG